CCCTGTGGAAGAATGGGTGCAGGCGACGGGAATTGCTTTTCAGCGTGGTCTTCCGGTTACGGCGGAAACGGTAAAAGGATTACACCAGACGGTGTTTGGCCCCCCTCTGCACCAGTTGTTAAGTGGGTTGGCTGATCAGTTGGAAACGATGCTGACTCAAACAACAGGTAAACCGGTACTGACTGGAGAACAATCTGCTACGTTGAAACCAGCAGTCATGACTGGTGTACCTGTATTGCCGAATACAGCGCAGATGGAAGAAGGAATGGCTTCATCAGGCAATGGTCGTCAGGTAGCTGGAACTGGAACTGGAGCACCTGCTTTGTCGACGCAACAAGGCCAAGCAGCGTTAGCAGGAGCAACCTCCATGACGGATGTTGGGGCGGAGGATACAGGTACTGCGGTGAAAGGAAACCTGCAGACTGGTGGAGGTACAGCGAATGCTGAAGCCGCGACAAAGGCAGTTGCCAGCAACGTTGAAACGGCTGGCAAAGGGGGCACGGGTATTCCGTCTGGAACCGGAATACCTGGAGAGAGCCCGCGCGGGGCTGACGCGGGCCAAGCTGGGAGCCGCCCGGGCACACCAGGGGCGGCAGCTGAATCTGTGGCTGGCCGTGCAAGTGCAGGCCAGCCTGAAGCAAGCGCGGCCGGCCGGACTGACGGCCGCGCTGAAACGCCTGCTGCTGCGGGGACGCCGTCCGCAGCAGGCCAGGCGGCGCCAGCAGCGCCTACGGCAGCGCAGCTGGCGCCCAAGCTGCTGGCGCTGCTGGACGCACTGCGCAGCGCGTCCACTGCCGCACCGGCACAGCCTGGTGCGGCAGCACAGGCCGCCCCTGCATCGCAGGGCGGCCAGGCGGCTGCGGCTGCCGGAGGCGTGCCGCAGCCAATGCCAGCCGGCGCTGATGCGCCGCCGGCTGGCGGTAATGCCGCAGCACCTGCGGGAGCTGCGGCAGTGCACGCGCCTGTCACCCACGAGGGGGACCCGTGGGTGGGGCGCGTGCTAAAGCTGCTCGGTGCGGAGCACGAGCAGCAGGCCGTTCACGGCGCGGCAGCGCAGCCGCGCGTGGGGGATGCGGCGAGTCCGGCGAATGCGGACACGCTGAAGGGCTTGCTGCTGCAGCTTGCCAGCAGCGAAGGTGCACCGGCGGCGCTTAAGGATGCCGCCGGACAGGCCGTGCAATATCTGACAGGTCAGCAGTTATTGCTAACGACAGATCGCAGTGCCACATTTGCACAGATGCACTGGTTTATTCCGATTACTGGACCGGATGGGGAAGAAACGGCATCTGTTCAGATTCAGTCACGTCGTGGACCACGCGGAGAGCTGGATGCGTCCAACTGCCGTCTATGGTTCGATCTGGACATGAAAAGTCTTGGGCCAACGCTCGTAGATGTACATGTGGTTAACAACATTGTCAGCTTACGAGTATTAAATGATCGCGAAGGAATGGGACCGCTTCTGGAGAGCGGACGAGAGGTAATCCATCAGGCATTGGACAAGCTGGGTTATCAACTGCTGACTTTCAAGTCAGAACCGTGGCCTGTAGGCCAAGAACCGGGTGCGGAACGAAAAACGAAGGCCTCGGACTATAGTCCTGAACGATACAAAGGGGTGGACTTGAAAGTATGAAAGACGAGTCGTCACAACCGGACCTGCTCTCCAAAAAGGCGGTTGCCCTAAAATATGTCCCTGGAGAGAGCGAAGCGCCTGTTGTTGTAGCCAAGGGGCGCGGCAAAGTGGCAGAAGCCATTCTGGATAAAGCCAGAGAAAACGGCGTAGCTGTTCAGGAGGATGCAGCACTTGTGGAGGTGCTCTCCAAGTTGGATCTGGATGAACAGATTCCAGCTGAACTGTATCAACTGGTCGCGGAAGTACTCACGTATGTCTACCGTGCAGATCGAATAGCATCAGGACGTGAGGAAAATGAGTCATGGTAGAACGTAGATTGGGCCAGGGGCCGGGTCTGAAGCTCACGCGACAGCAGAAGGGCCGATTAGGCGAAGCGGCTGCCTGTCAATGGTTGAGAGACAACGATTATCGGATCATTAGACAGAACTGGCGTTGCCGCAGTGGTGAGATTGACATCATTGCTTCCTGCGAGGGCCTGATTGTTTTTGTAGAAGTAAGGAGCAGAAGTGGAGCCGCTCAGTACGGTACACCTCAGGAATCGGTTGATATGCGTAAAATGCAGCAGGTGCGCTCAACCGCATCCGTTTATTTGCAAATGACGGGAGAGACGGAACATCAGATCCGTTTTGATGTAATTGCCGTAATGCTTGATCCAGCAGGAGAGACTGTCTCTGTGAATCATATTGTTAATGCTTTTTAAGAATTACACTCCAAGTCATTGCTGCATCGAAAGATACGAATCGTATCATTTTGATGTCGAAGTTCGATTATTTCAAAGGCAAGTTTAATTATGTCTTATCTTTGCATTCGTTGAAGTCTTGAAATTAGTTATTATACTAAAGCCGTATTTCCTTATCATACAGGAACTGCGGCTTTTTTTATTTTACTATGAAATGATAAAACAGAGGAGACAAGCATCATTAATAAAATCATTGTATTTCAGAAAAATTATAGATACAAAACGTATCATTTGTTATAAACTAAAAAAGTTGAAATTTATAGAGAGGTTGGTGGGATGCATGAAAGAGCTTCAGAATACTTCGAACAACACAGTAAAGCGAGTATGGGAGTGTCCTCGGATGGAAGTGCTGGATATCAGCGAGACCATGAACGGTGGGCAAGGCATTTGGCAATATGTTTGGGACGGAGAATTCTGGAAGCTTGAGCTTTTAGTCAGTTAAAAGAGGTTAGATCAGAACGTTAGATCCATAAATATATAGTGAGGTGTAGTGAGAAGATGCATACAAGTATCAAATGGATAATTCGACTAAGTACACTATCTTTATGTTTTATTTTGTTTGGAATCATGTATTCCGGAGTTTCATATGCAGCAGATCCGTCTACACAGGCAAAGGTATCAGGTAAAGTTACGGATCCTGAAGGATTTCCTATCCAGGATGCAACAATCAAGTACTCCCTTAGATATCAAGGGGAGAGTACTGAAAAAAGCGTGAAGACAGATGATACTGGAAGTTATTCAATCCTTGAGTCTGTTCAGGATTATACGGAAATTAGTTTTATAATTGAAGCAGAGGGATATGTGACAGACAGGCATCGTAATACCTACTATTTGTCAGAAGGGGAACAGATTTTGGTTAATTTCGAGCTATACGAACCTTCTACGATTGTAGGAACTGTAACCGATCAAACAGGCAAACCGATTCCAGATGCCCAGGTCAAAGTAACAGGGGCGTCGGATCGCCCGGTTAAAACAGATCAGCAAGGTCGGTATGCCGTTACTGGGCTTGATTTCGACTATAATCCAAACATTGCAATCTGGGTAGATTCCGCCGATTATATGCTTTATGAGCAGGATCGTCTGAATGTTCAGGCTGGAAAAACCTTAATCGTAGATGTTGTTTTGACAGAAGCAGCGCACGTCCGGGGAAAAGTTGTAGATGAGGTGGGCAATCCAGTCAGTGGAGCTAAAGTGAATGCCGGAGTCTCGGCAACAACGGATGCTCAAGGCAACTATTTTATAAAGCGCGTGCCAACAGGCGCCAGAACAATAACGGGGGAAGCATCAGGATACTTAAAATCTACCCTGAACGTTACCCTCGTACAAGGAGATCATAATACGTTTAATATCGTACTTAAGAAGGATGCAGATATTACACCTCCAGTAACCAAGTACAGATTAGTTCCTATTACAGATACTGTGAACGGGAAGGTATACATCAAAGGATTTACATTCAGACTCCAGGCAACGGACGAAGTGAAAGGTTCGGGTGTAAAAACAACGCAATATCGAATAAATGGGGGAGAATGGAAGAACTATGAAGGACCCGTCAAGTTTTATGCTCCTGAGGTCAAGGTGGTAGAGTACTTCAGTACAGATGTTGCAGGTAACCAGGAGAAGTACAACAAAATGGATTTTGTTAATGGCACATTTGAAGGAGCAGGTCCAT
The window above is part of the Paenibacillus sp. 1781tsa1 genome. Proteins encoded here:
- a CDS encoding DNA ligase; its protein translation is MNIGSVIKGLLGDGKPGNAKPLELKEGQVVRGSVISVSDDGGDAVLQIQGVQVRAKLETPLRPGETTLLQVQPPGENGITVMKPLAGTLAELPQASLNNLLQDVGLPDTKGNRELLLAMQRSGLPLTKDNVAMVQNMMTAKPAQVPVEEWVQATGIAFQRGLPVTAETVKGLHQTVFGPPLHQLLSGLADQLETMLTQTTGKPVLTGEQSATLKPAVMTGVPVLPNTAQMEEGMASSGNGRQVAGTGTGAPALSTQQGQAALAGATSMTDVGAEDTGTAVKGNLQTGGGTANAEAATKAVASNVETAGKGGTGIPSGTGIPGESPRGADAGQAGSRPGTPGAAAESVAGRASAGQPEASAAGRTDGRAETPAAAGTPSAAGQAAPAAPTAAQLAPKLLALLDALRSASTAAPAQPGAAAQAAPASQGGQAAAAAGGVPQPMPAGADAPPAGGNAAAPAGAAAVHAPVTHEGDPWVGRVLKLLGAEHEQQAVHGAAAQPRVGDAASPANADTLKGLLLQLASSEGAPAALKDAAGQAVQYLTGQQLLLTTDRSATFAQMHWFIPITGPDGEETASVQIQSRRGPRGELDASNCRLWFDLDMKSLGPTLVDVHVVNNIVSLRVLNDREGMGPLLESGREVIHQALDKLGYQLLTFKSEPWPVGQEPGAERKTKASDYSPERYKGVDLKV
- a CDS encoding EscU/YscU/HrcU family type III secretion system export apparatus switch protein, which translates into the protein MKDESSQPDLLSKKAVALKYVPGESEAPVVVAKGRGKVAEAILDKARENGVAVQEDAALVEVLSKLDLDEQIPAELYQLVAEVLTYVYRADRIASGREENESW
- a CDS encoding YraN family protein; protein product: MVERRLGQGPGLKLTRQQKGRLGEAAACQWLRDNDYRIIRQNWRCRSGEIDIIASCEGLIVFVEVRSRSGAAQYGTPQESVDMRKMQQVRSTASVYLQMTGETEHQIRFDVIAVMLDPAGETVSVNHIVNAF
- a CDS encoding paeninodin family lasso peptide; translation: MKELQNTSNNTVKRVWECPRMEVLDISETMNGGQGIWQYVWDGEFWKLELLVS
- a CDS encoding carboxypeptidase-like regulatory domain-containing protein, whose protein sequence is MKTDDTGSYSILESVQDYTEISFIIEAEGYVTDRHRNTYYLSEGEQILVNFELYEPSTIVGTVTDQTGKPIPDAQVKVTGASDRPVKTDQQGRYAVTGLDFDYNPNIAIWVDSADYMLYEQDRLNVQAGKTLIVDVVLTEAAHVRGKVVDEVGNPVSGAKVNAGVSATTDAQGNYFIKRVPTGARTITGEASGYLKSTLNVTLVQGDHNTFNIVLKKDADITPPVTKYRLVPITDTVNGKVYIKGFTFRLQATDEVKGSGVKTTQYRINGGEWKNYEGPVKFYAPEVKVVEYFSTDVAGNQEKYNKMDFVNGTFEGAGPY